Proteins encoded by one window of Glycine soja cultivar W05 chromosome 15, ASM419377v2, whole genome shotgun sequence:
- the LOC114386140 gene encoding uncharacterized protein LOC114386140 — translation MVRTRGLGRALGRVSGRGLGREDRDDSDDAPQRRRPTASAHKQRVPVTIADAELVVPVVEADVAAIEADVAATEADVATAEAEVVVDESMVEADVHDIGADIAANASAQAAADEPEGFLGGSTDPSVLTEYAEDVAANECLELKLSFHGRKVHNLGRLVPAIEGLVAGTRLSPLIACSVDNDDRGLLSSFVEWWHWEPSSFHLLVGEVMITLDDVSSLLHLPVVGDLHTFQPLHVDEAVLMLVDLLMVSPETARAETEHCRGPQTGRYAWGVAALVHMYDHLNDACISTSRQLASYITMLQCLIYEHFLSVAECNADPDYDKDSPHAYRWIATKKTMKNISTGTYRQH, via the exons atggttaggactAGAGGCCTAGGTCGTGCCTTAGGTAGGGTTAGTGGCAGAGGTCTGGGGAGAGAGGACCGTGATGATTCTGACGATGCTCCCCAGCGGCGAAGGCCGACCGCATCCGCACACAAGCAACGGGTACCTGTCACTATTGCAGATGCTGAGCTAGTGGTACCTGTGGTTGAGGCTGACGTAGCTGCGATTGAGGCTGACGTAGCTGCAACTGAGGCTGACGTAGCTACGGCTGAGGCTGAAGTAGTTGTAGATGAGTCGATGGTAGAAGCTGACGTACATGACATTGGTGCAGACATTGCTGCAAACGCCAGTGCACAGGCTGCTGCAGATGAGCCTGAGGGATTTCTGGGTGGATCGACCGACCCATCCGTGCTGACCGAGTATGCTGAGGATGTTGCAGCCAAC gagtGTCTTGAGTTGAAGTTATCCTTCCACGGGAGGAAGGTGCATAATTTAGGTAGGCTTGTCCCTGCCATTGAGGGACTAGTTGCTGGGACAAGACTAAGTCCTTTGATCGCGTGTTCAGTAGACAACGACGATCGGGGACTTCTATCCTCGTTTGTCGAGTGGTGGCACTGGGAGCCTTCAAGTTTCCATCTTCTTGTGGGGGAGGTCATGATCACGCTGGACGATGTTTCATCTCTTCTTCATCTGCCCGTCGTTGGCGACTTGCACACCTTTCAGCCTCTGCACGTGGACGAGGCGGTACTGATGTTGGTCGACTTATTAATGGTCTCACCAGAGACAGCCAGGGCTGAGACCGAACACTGTCGTGGACC TCAGACTGGGAGGTATGCATGGGGAGTTGCTGCCCTGGTGCATATGTACGACCACCTGAATGATGCTTGCATCAGCACTAGCCGACAGCTTGCTAGTTACATCACCATGTTGCAG TGTTTGATATACGAGCACTTTCTGTCAGTCGCGGAGTGCAACGCTGATCCGGACTACGACAAGGATTCACCACATGCCTATAGGTGGATTGCTACGAAGAAGACTATGAAGAACATATCTACAGGGACGTACAGGCAACACTAG